A stretch of the Desulforamulus ferrireducens genome encodes the following:
- a CDS encoding acetaldehyde dehydrogenase (acetylating) — MHRIDNDLLSVQEARILVENAREAQRILATFPQEKLDQIVGRMAAAAFKHAKELAIMSQEETGFGKWQDKLIKNVFASDFLYRRIKDLKVVGIIAEDKEKKTMDIGVPVGVIVALPPATNPVSTTIYKTLIAIKSGNAIVIAPHPKAKKSIAKVLDILIEAAEESGLPSGAIGYLHTQAVDGTVALMNHKDTSLVLITGVPKLVKAAYSSGKPVIYGGPGNGPAFIERSADIKKAVADIIASRTFDNGIVSASEQSIVAEECIADEVRQELKRCGAYFMSALESEKLSQYFFRRDGSINPELVGKSAIEIAQRTGLRVPENTTVLISEQKYVTATNPYAREKLCPVLAFFVEKDWLNACEKCIELLVNEGMGHTLVIHSRNEQVIREFALKKPVSRVLINTPSSLGGIGATTNLFPALTLGCGAAGGGYTSDNVTPMNLINIRKVGYGVRQLEDIKGSSVKAGQCATAVGSRCSAREYSIGSIEELNQLLTELLKQLK, encoded by the coding sequence ATGCACAGAATAGACAATGATTTGCTCTCCGTCCAAGAGGCTCGGATTTTGGTGGAAAATGCTCGGGAGGCGCAAAGGATATTAGCCACCTTTCCTCAGGAAAAACTGGATCAAATAGTTGGTCGGATGGCTGCCGCGGCCTTTAAGCACGCCAAAGAACTGGCCATCATGTCTCAGGAGGAAACCGGCTTTGGCAAATGGCAGGACAAGCTGATCAAGAATGTTTTTGCCAGTGACTTTCTCTATCGGCGAATCAAGGATCTTAAAGTGGTCGGTATTATTGCTGAAGACAAAGAAAAGAAGACCATGGACATTGGGGTGCCGGTAGGGGTAATTGTCGCCTTGCCTCCCGCCACCAATCCCGTATCCACCACCATATATAAGACACTAATTGCCATTAAATCAGGCAATGCCATTGTTATTGCACCCCACCCCAAGGCCAAAAAATCCATTGCCAAGGTGCTGGATATACTCATTGAGGCTGCGGAGGAAAGTGGTTTACCCAGCGGAGCCATTGGCTATTTACACACCCAGGCGGTGGACGGCACAGTGGCCCTGATGAATCACAAAGACACATCTCTGGTTTTAATAACCGGTGTGCCGAAGCTGGTGAAGGCAGCCTACTCCTCCGGCAAACCTGTTATCTATGGTGGCCCGGGCAACGGACCAGCCTTTATTGAACGTTCGGCGGACATCAAAAAGGCTGTGGCAGATATTATTGCCAGCAGGACCTTTGATAACGGCATTGTCTCGGCCTCAGAACAATCCATCGTGGCTGAGGAGTGCATTGCTGATGAGGTAAGGCAAGAGTTAAAGCGATGCGGAGCTTACTTTATGTCTGCCCTGGAATCGGAAAAACTCAGCCAATATTTCTTCCGCCGGGATGGCAGTATCAATCCCGAATTAGTGGGGAAATCGGCCATAGAAATAGCACAGCGCACAGGCCTGCGGGTGCCGGAAAATACCACCGTACTTATTTCAGAACAAAAATATGTGACTGCCACCAATCCCTATGCCAGAGAAAAACTCTGCCCGGTGCTGGCCTTTTTTGTGGAAAAGGACTGGCTCAATGCCTGTGAAAAGTGTATTGAATTGCTGGTCAACGAAGGGATGGGACACACCCTGGTCATCCACTCCCGCAATGAGCAGGTCATTCGGGAATTTGCCCTTAAAAAACCAGTTTCCCGTGTATTGATCAACACCCCCTCCAGTTTAGGGGGGATCGGCGCCACCACTAACCTCTTCCCGGCCCTCACCCTGGGCTGCGGCGCGGCGGGCGGCGGCTATACCTCTGACAATGTCACACCCATGAATCTAATTAACATCCGTAAAGTGGGTTACGGGGTGCGACAGCTGGAGGATATCAAGGGTAGTAGTGTAAAGGCTGGCCAATGTGCAACGGCCGTTGGATCACGCTGTTCGGCTAGGGAATACTCCATTGGCAGCATTGAAGAATTAAATCAATTGTTGACAGAGTTACTTAAACAACTCAAGTAA
- a CDS encoding BMC domain-containing protein, with amino-acid sequence MNKNDALGFIETYSLVSVIEAADAMCKAADVELIGYENVASGLVSVVVRGDVGAVKAAVEAGVKEASKVGKVYCSLVIARPHIEIEKIIAKYDLDL; translated from the coding sequence GTGAACAAAAATGATGCCCTGGGCTTCATTGAAACCTACAGCCTGGTTTCGGTAATTGAAGCTGCGGATGCCATGTGCAAAGCTGCGGACGTGGAATTGATTGGTTACGAAAACGTGGCTTCCGGTTTGGTTTCCGTCGTGGTACGTGGCGATGTAGGTGCGGTGAAAGCGGCTGTGGAAGCTGGCGTTAAAGAAGCCAGCAAAGTGGGCAAGGTTTATTGCTCCCTGGTCATTGCCCGGCCGCATATTGAAATTGAAAAGATTATCGCCAAATATGATTTGGATTTATAA
- a CDS encoding phosphotransferase, giving the protein MRIEELVQEKLRQVFQDESIIFDKSRFAGGLTNYNYIMNIKGVEYVVREPGGMTDQIIDRKVEMVNNCIASEFGVNSDCIYFDEVSGIKISKYIENSLNIAQANPSSPQSLEAVSNLMKRIHSFPKQFPNRFDWQRELSKYEGIIEQQRGDLFYDYAPLKEQLVDFVQKNIKSTILVPCHNDTVPENFLIDNTGKTYLIDWEYSGMNDPCWDVAAYMLESRLDAEAIQYLISQYFGHPLTPQEEFKIKGFMMAQDLLWTAWALIRHYYGDDFLEYCTMRYERFRKNIENITQTPHYPLSSMVMV; this is encoded by the coding sequence ATGAGAATTGAAGAACTGGTTCAAGAAAAGCTACGTCAAGTTTTCCAAGACGAAAGTATTATCTTTGATAAATCACGCTTTGCCGGTGGACTGACCAATTACAACTACATCATGAACATTAAAGGTGTTGAATATGTAGTTAGGGAACCAGGCGGCATGACAGATCAAATTATTGACCGTAAAGTGGAAATGGTTAATAACTGTATTGCCTCGGAGTTCGGTGTGAACTCCGATTGTATTTACTTTGATGAAGTAAGTGGCATCAAGATCAGTAAGTATATAGAAAACAGCCTGAATATAGCCCAAGCTAATCCCAGTTCTCCCCAAAGCCTGGAGGCTGTATCTAATTTAATGAAGAGAATTCATTCCTTTCCCAAGCAATTTCCCAACCGCTTTGATTGGCAAAGGGAATTGTCCAAATACGAAGGGATTATTGAGCAGCAACGGGGTGATCTTTTTTATGATTACGCACCCCTGAAGGAGCAGCTGGTCGATTTTGTCCAAAAAAATATCAAAAGTACAATACTTGTCCCCTGCCACAATGACACCGTCCCGGAAAACTTTCTGATTGATAATACCGGTAAAACCTACCTTATTGACTGGGAATATTCAGGGATGAATGACCCCTGTTGGGATGTGGCCGCCTACATGCTGGAATCCAGGCTAGACGCCGAGGCCATCCAGTATTTAATTTCACAGTACTTCGGCCACCCCTTGACCCCGCAGGAAGAATTTAAAATTAAGGGTTTTATGATGGCGCAGGATTTACTTTGGACAGCCTGGGCCTTAATCAGACACTACTATGGTGACGACTTTCTGGAATACTGCACCATGAGATATGAACGTTTTCGTAAAAACATAGAGAACATCACCCAAACACCCCATTACCCCCTCAGCAGCATGGTCATGGTATAA
- a CDS encoding 1-propanol dehydrogenase PduQ, protein MKQFVIKPKIYFCEGSMEYLKEVKGNRAFIVSDAIMEKLGYLQKTIDYLQETGIKVDVFTEVRPDPDVKVIAAGMQSYLKTQADTIVALGGGSVIDAAKGILYSLWQFSKAAGEEFRKPLFIAIPSTSGTGSEVTNFSVITADGQKICLVDDWMAPDIAILDSTCIQHVPQQVVADTGMDALVHAIEAYVSTEATYCTDALAEKAVQLIFENLVTLYNDTGNACARERIQKASCLAGMAFTNANLGINHSLAHALGATFHLSHGRSNALLLSAVLEYNANLNDPKDKRVAERYARLAAVLQLPARTYREGTVNFLQAVKDLKKSLGIQNGLRELGIDQSKFQQELANMAELALQDRCTPTNPRKPSKEDLIAIYQKSF, encoded by the coding sequence ATGAAACAGTTTGTGATTAAGCCCAAGATTTATTTCTGTGAGGGCTCCATGGAATATCTTAAGGAAGTTAAAGGTAACCGTGCCTTTATTGTTTCGGATGCCATCATGGAAAAACTGGGTTATCTGCAAAAAACCATTGATTATTTACAGGAAACAGGAATAAAGGTGGATGTTTTTACCGAAGTGCGTCCCGACCCCGATGTAAAGGTTATTGCCGCCGGCATGCAAAGCTACTTGAAAACTCAGGCGGATACCATTGTTGCTTTAGGCGGAGGCTCGGTCATTGATGCTGCTAAAGGCATCTTGTACTCCCTCTGGCAGTTTAGCAAGGCAGCCGGGGAGGAATTCCGCAAACCACTCTTTATTGCCATTCCTTCCACCAGCGGTACCGGCTCAGAGGTGACCAACTTCTCGGTCATTACTGCCGATGGACAAAAGATTTGCCTGGTGGATGATTGGATGGCTCCGGATATTGCTATTCTGGATTCCACCTGTATTCAACACGTGCCTCAGCAGGTGGTGGCGGATACCGGTATGGACGCGCTGGTACATGCCATTGAAGCCTATGTTTCCACCGAAGCTACCTACTGCACGGATGCCCTGGCAGAAAAGGCAGTGCAATTAATTTTTGAGAATCTCGTCACCCTCTACAACGATACCGGTAATGCCTGTGCCAGAGAACGTATTCAAAAGGCGTCTTGCTTAGCGGGTATGGCCTTTACCAATGCTAATTTAGGGATTAACCATAGCTTGGCCCATGCTTTGGGAGCAACCTTTCACCTTTCCCACGGACGGTCCAATGCCCTGCTACTTAGCGCGGTGTTAGAATATAACGCCAATTTAAATGACCCCAAGGATAAACGGGTAGCTGAAAGATACGCTAGATTGGCCGCCGTTTTACAATTACCGGCCCGGACTTACCGGGAGGGCACGGTTAATTTCCTGCAAGCCGTTAAGGACCTGAAAAAATCCCTGGGCATTCAGAACGGGCTGCGGGAGCTGGGTATAGATCAAAGCAAATTCCAGCAAGAACTGGCTAACATGGCAGAGCTGGCCCTGCAGGATCGTTGTACCCCGACCAATCCTAGAAAGCCTTCTAAAGAAGACCTGATAGCTATTTACCAAAAATCCTTTTAA
- the msrB gene encoding peptide-methionine (R)-S-oxide reductase MsrB, producing MNKQGKDRQTLKEKLTTLQYEVTQNNATEPPFRNEYWDNQQEGLYVDIVSGEPLFSSLDKYDAGCGWPSFTKPLHKENIVERKDTSHGMIRTEVRSKGADSHLGHVFTDGPAPGGLRYCINSAALRFIPVSELEQAGYGEYKKLFDK from the coding sequence ATTAACAAGCAAGGCAAGGACCGGCAAACTTTAAAAGAAAAATTAACCACGCTGCAATATGAGGTAACCCAAAATAATGCCACCGAGCCACCCTTTCGCAATGAGTACTGGGATAATCAGCAGGAGGGCCTCTATGTGGATATCGTCTCCGGTGAACCTCTGTTTAGCTCCCTGGATAAATATGATGCCGGCTGTGGTTGGCCCAGCTTTACTAAACCCTTGCACAAAGAAAATATTGTTGAAAGGAAAGATACCAGCCATGGCATGATTAGAACGGAGGTAAGAAGCAAAGGGGCGGATTCGCACCTCGGTCATGTTTTTACAGATGGTCCTGCCCCTGGGGGGCTGCGCTACTGTATCAATTCAGCAGCCTTACGGTTTATTCCCGTGTCAGAGTTGGAGCAAGCAGGTTATGGTGAGTATAAAAAGTTATTTGACAAATGA
- a CDS encoding secondary thiamine-phosphate synthase enzyme YjbQ translates to MLHKLQLQSSSRDQMIDITHEVRTVIEQEKVRNGVVTVYCPHTTAGITINENADPDVVRDFLMRLDEVYPWQHPKYRHAEGNSAAHLKASTVGASQTVPVVEGRLMLGTWQGIYFCEFDGPRKRTFYVKAQRD, encoded by the coding sequence ATGCTTCATAAACTCCAGTTACAATCCAGCAGTCGAGACCAGATGATTGATATTACCCATGAGGTAAGAACCGTGATTGAGCAGGAAAAGGTTAGAAACGGTGTTGTTACCGTCTATTGTCCCCATACCACAGCGGGGATCACCATCAATGAGAATGCCGATCCTGATGTGGTCAGGGATTTTTTAATGCGGTTAGACGAGGTCTATCCCTGGCAGCATCCTAAGTACCGTCATGCCGAAGGTAATTCGGCAGCTCATTTAAAGGCCAGCACGGTGGGAGCATCCCAAACGGTTCCTGTGGTTGAGGGCCGACTTATGCTGGGGACCTGGCAGGGTATCTATTTTTGTGAGTTTGATGGTCCCAGGAAACGTACCTTTTATGTCAAAGCGCAAAGGGATTAA
- a CDS encoding coenzyme F420-0:L-glutamate ligase: protein MERMVGTVVRGLRAPIINKGDDITEIVVNTVLQAAEVEGFAIKDQDIVSVTESVVARAQGNYATVDHIAQDISAKFGQDTIGVIFPILSRNRFSICLRGIAKGAKKIVLMLNYPSDEVGNPLVDIAKLDEKGVNPWTDVLTEEEFRGYFGYEKHIFTGVDYIAYYRSIVEEYGTTCEIIFSNNPKTILNYTKSVLVCDIHTRLRTKAILEANGGNKIYTLADILSAPVDGSGYNEAYGLLGSNKATEDSIKLFPRDCQPVVDSIQAKLKEKTGKTVEVMIYGDGAFKDPVGKIWELADPVVSPAYTAGLRGTPNEVKLKYLADNNFAHLRGEELKKAIAEYIKNKKSDLVGAMEAQGTTPRQLTDLIGSLSDLTSGSGDKGTPIIYIQGYFDNYTK, encoded by the coding sequence ATGGAAAGAATGGTTGGAACTGTAGTGAGAGGTCTGCGTGCCCCCATTATCAACAAGGGAGATGATATTACAGAAATAGTTGTCAACACCGTCCTACAAGCCGCAGAAGTAGAAGGCTTTGCCATTAAGGATCAGGATATTGTTTCTGTAACAGAATCTGTTGTGGCCCGTGCCCAGGGTAATTATGCCACCGTTGATCACATCGCCCAGGACATCAGCGCAAAGTTTGGTCAGGATACCATAGGTGTAATATTTCCTATTTTAAGTCGCAACCGTTTTTCAATTTGCCTGCGCGGTATTGCCAAAGGAGCTAAGAAAATTGTTTTAATGCTTAACTATCCCTCCGATGAAGTGGGCAATCCCCTGGTAGATATAGCCAAACTTGACGAAAAGGGTGTTAATCCCTGGACGGATGTTTTAACTGAGGAAGAATTCCGTGGCTATTTTGGCTATGAAAAACATATATTTACCGGTGTTGATTATATAGCTTATTACAGATCTATTGTAGAAGAATATGGCACCACCTGTGAGATTATTTTTTCCAACAACCCCAAAACCATTTTAAATTACACCAAAAGTGTTCTTGTCTGCGACATTCATACAAGATTAAGAACAAAAGCAATCTTGGAGGCAAACGGCGGCAATAAGATTTATACCCTGGCGGATATTTTATCAGCTCCTGTGGACGGCAGTGGTTACAATGAAGCCTATGGCCTATTAGGCTCTAATAAAGCAACTGAAGATAGTATTAAGCTTTTCCCCCGGGATTGTCAACCTGTGGTGGACAGTATCCAAGCCAAACTTAAAGAAAAGACAGGTAAAACTGTTGAGGTTATGATTTACGGCGATGGCGCCTTTAAAGACCCGGTGGGCAAGATTTGGGAGCTGGCCGATCCCGTTGTATCTCCGGCCTATACCGCTGGGCTTAGGGGTACACCTAACGAAGTTAAGTTAAAATATCTGGCCGATAATAATTTTGCCCATTTAAGAGGGGAAGAACTGAAAAAGGCTATTGCGGAATACATTAAAAATAAAAAATCAGACCTGGTGGGTGCCATGGAAGCCCAAGGCACTACACCGCGACAGCTTACTGATCTCATCGGTTCGCTTTCCGACTTAACCTCCGGCAGCGGAGATAAAGGTACCCCCATCATCTACATACAAGGCTATTTTGATAACTACACAAAATAA
- a CDS encoding DUF2935 domain-containing protein, translating to MHLRKPDPIVSSEGLLACTVKAIAYPLLGDHVVREANHYIRLLNSIHWSYS from the coding sequence ATGCACTTACGCAAGCCTGACCCCATCGTGTCTTCAGAAGGTTTATTGGCTTGTACCGTAAAAGCCATTGCCTACCCCTTACTAGGGGACCATGTGGTAAGAGAAGCCAACCATTACATTCGGCTCTTAAACAGTATACATTGGTCATATAGCTAG
- a CDS encoding BMC domain-containing protein: protein MKYSGEEALGLIETRGMVPAIQAADVMLKAADVTLVSYENMGSGLVTVMVKGDVAAVRSAVEAGAAAAAAIGELTAYNVMPRPIKPVGKIVSKHDIDA, encoded by the coding sequence ATGAAATACTCTGGCGAGGAAGCGCTGGGTCTGATTGAAACAAGAGGTATGGTGCCGGCCATTCAAGCGGCGGATGTCATGCTGAAAGCTGCTGACGTTACCCTTGTTTCCTATGAGAATATGGGTTCCGGGCTTGTCACCGTGATGGTCAAAGGCGATGTGGCAGCAGTGAGGTCAGCGGTGGAAGCAGGCGCAGCTGCTGCGGCTGCCATTGGTGAACTTACTGCCTACAACGTTATGCCGCGACCAATTAAACCGGTGGGCAAGATTGTTTCCAAACACGATATTGATGCTTGA
- a CDS encoding uracil-DNA glycosylase, producing MLQQCLGIEDLLTYAAACRRCSLGETRQCVVFGEGNAQSGIMLVGEAPGEKEDATGKPFIGRAGKLLDSVLAEVGLQRQEIFITSVVKCRPPKNRYPRREEVSACLPILQRQIELIKPRIIVCLGNLATRNLIDNQAKITEVRGRWFVKDGSKLLPTFHPAAVFHDRKKLEKIKEDFLQVKETYQKMV from the coding sequence ATGTTGCAGCAATGTTTAGGAATAGAGGATTTATTAACCTATGCCGCTGCCTGCCGGCGGTGTTCCCTGGGGGAAACCAGGCAGTGCGTGGTATTTGGCGAAGGAAACGCACAATCGGGCATCATGCTGGTGGGTGAAGCGCCAGGGGAGAAGGAGGACGCAACGGGAAAACCCTTTATTGGCCGGGCAGGTAAACTTCTGGACAGTGTGTTGGCCGAGGTGGGGTTGCAGCGGCAGGAAATTTTCATTACCAGCGTTGTCAAATGCCGGCCGCCCAAGAATAGGTACCCCAGAAGGGAGGAGGTAAGCGCCTGTCTGCCCATCTTGCAAAGGCAAATTGAACTAATCAAGCCACGGATTATTGTTTGTCTGGGGAACCTCGCCACCAGGAACCTCATTGATAATCAGGCTAAAATAACCGAGGTAAGAGGCCGGTGGTTTGTTAAGGATGGGAGCAAATTGCTCCCCACCTTTCATCCGGCTGCTGTCTTTCACGACCGCAAGAAACTGGAGAAAATCAAAGAAGATTTTCTCCAGGTCAAGGAAACCTATCAAAAGATGGTCTAG
- a CDS encoding glycosyltransferase family 2 protein, with amino-acid sequence MTISIIISLPWVSDLGAHVTLPLAVFIIAGIAYIPGYLNAFMVFSLLFDRQPPFKVSNPVEPVTILLACYNEAKNIETTLSYIAKQDYQGNIKVIVIDNNSTDNTGDVVKAVAEKIDLDITLIHEATPGKNNALNTGLKMVSTELVITLDADTLLHKSAINNIVRRLLSSPADVCAVAGAVLVRNSRGNLIARVQEWDYFLGIASIKRLQGMFQSTLVAQGAFSLYRTAAVRSIGGWPDAIGEDIVLTWRLLANQGRVYFEPLAVAFTDVPETFIHFIRQRSRWARGMIEAIKIIKPWQQRLIYTKYLTGSNLIMPYMDVTYTFFWMPGLVLAFFGYYWIVGLYTLVVLPLTMLVNYTLYRYQKKVFRTLDLKIRRNFLGFLVYVLCYQMIMSPVSVWGYLQELFQTKRIWK; translated from the coding sequence ATGACTATTTCCATTATCATTTCCCTACCATGGGTCAGTGATCTGGGGGCCCATGTGACATTGCCCCTAGCTGTTTTCATTATTGCAGGTATTGCTTATATACCAGGCTATCTTAATGCCTTTATGGTCTTTAGTCTGCTCTTTGATCGGCAGCCACCCTTTAAAGTAAGCAACCCTGTGGAGCCAGTGACAATTTTACTGGCTTGTTATAATGAAGCCAAGAACATTGAAACCACTTTATCCTATATTGCCAAGCAGGATTATCAGGGAAATATTAAAGTAATTGTCATTGACAATAACTCCACAGATAATACAGGCGATGTAGTCAAGGCGGTTGCTGAAAAGATAGATTTGGATATCACCCTTATTCACGAAGCAACGCCCGGCAAAAATAATGCCTTAAATACCGGTTTAAAGATGGTTAGCACCGAACTGGTGATTACACTGGATGCGGATACCCTTTTGCACAAATCAGCCATTAATAACATAGTCAGAAGGTTGTTGAGTTCACCAGCGGATGTCTGCGCCGTGGCCGGGGCTGTCCTGGTGCGCAATAGCCGGGGCAATTTAATTGCCAGGGTGCAAGAATGGGATTATTTCCTGGGCATTGCCAGTATTAAGAGACTGCAAGGTATGTTTCAAAGTACTTTAGTAGCGCAGGGAGCCTTTTCCTTATATAGAACTGCTGCGGTAAGAAGCATTGGTGGCTGGCCGGATGCCATTGGGGAGGATATTGTACTGACCTGGCGGTTACTGGCTAACCAGGGGCGGGTCTATTTTGAGCCTTTAGCCGTTGCTTTTACAGATGTCCCCGAAACTTTTATTCACTTTATTCGTCAGCGCAGCAGATGGGCCAGGGGCATGATCGAAGCAATTAAGATTATCAAGCCCTGGCAGCAAAGGTTAATTTACACCAAATATTTGACAGGCTCGAACCTGATCATGCCCTATATGGATGTTACCTACACCTTCTTTTGGATGCCCGGTCTCGTTTTAGCCTTCTTCGGCTATTATTGGATTGTTGGTTTGTACACCTTAGTGGTGCTGCCCTTAACCATGCTAGTCAATTATACTCTCTATCGTTATCAAAAAAAGGTATTTCGAACTTTGGATTTAAAAATCAGAAGAAATTTTTTGGGTTTTTTGGTCTATGTATTGTGTTACCAGATGATTATGAGCCCCGTGTCTGTCTGGGGTTATTTACAGGAATTATTTCAGACTAAACGGATTTGGAAGTAG
- a CDS encoding 2'-5' RNA ligase family protein produces MTYAINLYFDQGAENYIKNIWSRLERLEKGKCLTCVNGRPHITLAIYEDFDLELAKGRLKSLKDFPAFSLKFHQIGIFPHQKGAIFLTPNLTDNLFQIHRQVHEFFKDFAGQGWEYYKLQAWYPHCTLSLQTPREHIPSVLEQILQGFQPLEVLVKSIGIVSLEPINYLFEMDFHQS; encoded by the coding sequence ATGACATACGCCATAAATCTATACTTTGATCAAGGGGCTGAAAATTATATCAAAAACATCTGGTCCAGATTGGAAAGGTTAGAAAAGGGCAAGTGCCTCACCTGTGTTAACGGCAGGCCGCACATTACCCTGGCTATCTATGAAGACTTTGATTTGGAACTGGCCAAAGGGCGGTTAAAGTCCCTTAAAGACTTCCCTGCCTTTAGTTTAAAGTTTCACCAGATTGGTATCTTCCCGCATCAAAAAGGGGCTATTTTTTTAACCCCCAACCTTACCGATAATTTATTTCAGATACACAGGCAAGTTCATGAGTTTTTCAAGGATTTTGCGGGACAAGGGTGGGAATATTACAAACTCCAGGCCTGGTACCCCCACTGCACTCTTTCCCTGCAGACTCCCAGGGAACATATTCCCAGTGTACTTGAGCAAATCTTGCAGGGGTTTCAACCCCTGGAGGTTTTAGTTAAATCTATAGGTATTGTGTCATTGGAGCCAATTAATTATTTATTTGAAATGGATTTTCACCAGAGTTAG
- a CDS encoding DUF1697 domain-containing protein produces MIYVALLRGINVGGKNKIDMKLLKETFRRVGMKSVVTYINSGNVIFVDDKHTKDEIAELLEKGIFDDFNLRIKVLIRSLDAFEKMMSVLPASWSNDNNMRADVLFLWDEVDQQTARSQLVIKPDIDTVLFFPGGILWAVDRKNVTRSGLTKVVGTDLYRKITVRNVNTTRKIYEMMKELNKSCE; encoded by the coding sequence ATGATCTATGTGGCTTTGCTGCGGGGAATAAATGTTGGCGGCAAAAATAAAATTGATATGAAGCTTTTGAAAGAAACCTTTAGGCGTGTAGGGATGAAATCAGTGGTTACCTATATTAATTCCGGCAATGTCATTTTTGTGGATGACAAGCACACAAAGGATGAAATAGCCGAGTTATTAGAGAAAGGTATCTTTGATGATTTTAACTTGCGAATAAAGGTGTTAATCCGTAGCTTGGATGCCTTTGAAAAAATGATGAGTGTCCTGCCAGCATCCTGGAGCAATGATAACAACATGAGAGCAGATGTGCTTTTTCTATGGGATGAGGTTGACCAGCAAACTGCCCGTTCTCAGCTAGTGATCAAGCCGGATATAGATACAGTCTTATTTTTCCCCGGCGGGATATTGTGGGCTGTTGACCGTAAGAATGTAACCAGAAGCGGATTAACAAAGGTTGTTGGTACAGACTTATATAGAAAAATAACTGTTAGAAATGTCAACACCACTAGAAAAATCTATGAGATGATGAAGGAGTTAAATAAATCCTGTGAATAG
- a CDS encoding B3/4 domain-containing protein — protein sequence MKFIVEDEVFAKLDNVCFGIVVARGINNQGQNGEIDKMLDASIKFIEEKFANAKVKEAREIAPYREAFQKLNINPNKFMSSIEAMATRIEKKKGFPKINPVVDLGNAVSLKYLVPLGAHDLDSATGDICVRFSNQGDRFIPFGQQEEELLEPGELIYSVGDKVKTRRWIWRQSEQGKVTEESKNVFFPIDGFKDHNYASVIAARDELAKLLQQFFGCQVTVGFVDKDNRSMSF from the coding sequence ATGAAGTTTATTGTTGAGGATGAGGTTTTTGCCAAACTGGACAATGTTTGCTTTGGAATTGTCGTGGCCAGGGGTATCAACAACCAGGGGCAAAATGGGGAAATTGACAAAATGTTAGATGCCAGTATTAAATTTATCGAAGAAAAATTTGCAAACGCTAAGGTAAAAGAGGCCAGGGAAATAGCCCCTTACCGAGAAGCTTTTCAGAAACTTAACATCAACCCCAATAAATTTATGAGCTCCATTGAAGCCATGGCCACCAGAATAGAAAAAAAGAAGGGGTTTCCTAAAATTAATCCCGTTGTTGACCTTGGTAACGCTGTCTCCCTAAAATACCTGGTGCCACTGGGGGCACATGATCTGGACAGTGCCACAGGGGATATTTGCGTACGGTTCTCGAACCAAGGGGATCGCTTTATTCCCTTTGGTCAGCAGGAGGAGGAATTGTTGGAACCAGGGGAACTGATATATTCCGTGGGGGATAAAGTTAAAACAAGGCGCTGGATTTGGCGGCAGAGTGAGCAAGGTAAGGTAACAGAGGAAAGTAAGAATGTATTTTTTCCCATTGATGGGTTTAAGGATCATAATTACGCCAGTGTAATTGCCGCCAGGGATGAGCTGGCCAAGTTGTTGCAACAGTTTTTTGGCTGCCAGGTGACAGTAGGATTTGTGGATAAGGATAACCGGTCCATGAGTTTCTAA